A genomic window from Sanguibacter antarcticus includes:
- a CDS encoding DEAD/DEAH box helicase, translated as MTSLDTAVPERAQNDSTVDAPPALTFADLGLPAPLLKAVLDLGFTVPSLIQERAIPALLAGNDITGVAQTGTGKTAAFGLPMLAAIDPNLRQTQALVLAPTRELAMQVAEAIETFAQHIPGIEVIPVYGGAPYQQQVRSLSRGAQVVVGTPGRVIDHLERGTLKLEGIRFLVLDEADEMLRMGFAEDVEKVFGAAPVERQVALFSATMPPQIRRVAQHHLRQPVEIAVSRQSSTVTSVTQQFAVVPFRHKIGSLVRVLATSDADAAIVFCRTRGAAEEVGSALIEKGISAATISGDVAQKDREKIVERLRGGSLDVLVATDVAARGLDVDRIGLVVNFDIPGEPEAYVHRIGRTGRAGRTGTALSFVTPNERGRLKTIERTIRQQLVEIEIPSPADVSSYKVRRALGLVAERQVAGRLSMYQDLVREYVETHGIDPIELAAVLAALSVGDSGPQARAEEELFEAQRAEARDVRRRDERAGSSDRSDRGPRRDSGDSTRRAPRRDAIGTRYRLSVGHTHGAQPSGIVGALTNEGGLSGKDLGKIDIFPSFSLVDIATPLDSATMDRIGRARVAGKALRITVDDGPASHGPRSGASASGPRNSAPAGRREERFDRDRKPRHHAGL; from the coding sequence ATGACGTCCCTTGACACCGCTGTGCCCGAGCGCGCCCAGAACGACTCCACCGTCGACGCGCCCCCTGCTCTGACCTTTGCCGATCTCGGACTCCCGGCCCCGCTGCTCAAGGCTGTGCTCGACCTCGGCTTCACGGTCCCCTCCCTCATCCAAGAGCGCGCGATCCCTGCGCTCCTCGCCGGCAACGACATCACCGGTGTCGCACAGACGGGTACGGGAAAGACTGCGGCCTTCGGCCTCCCGATGCTCGCCGCGATCGACCCGAACCTCCGTCAGACGCAGGCCCTCGTGCTCGCTCCGACCCGTGAGCTCGCGATGCAGGTGGCCGAGGCGATCGAGACCTTCGCGCAGCACATCCCCGGCATCGAGGTCATCCCCGTCTACGGCGGCGCTCCGTACCAGCAGCAGGTGCGCTCGCTCTCCCGCGGTGCGCAGGTCGTCGTCGGAACGCCTGGCCGTGTCATCGACCACCTCGAGCGCGGCACGCTCAAGCTCGAGGGCATCCGCTTCCTCGTGCTCGACGAAGCAGACGAGATGCTGCGGATGGGCTTCGCCGAAGACGTCGAGAAGGTCTTCGGCGCAGCGCCGGTCGAGCGTCAGGTCGCACTCTTCTCAGCGACGATGCCGCCGCAGATCCGCCGCGTCGCCCAGCACCACCTGCGCCAACCTGTGGAGATCGCCGTCTCACGGCAGTCGTCCACCGTCACCAGCGTGACGCAGCAGTTCGCCGTGGTGCCTTTCCGTCACAAGATCGGCTCGCTCGTCCGCGTGCTCGCCACGTCCGACGCCGATGCGGCGATCGTCTTCTGCCGGACCCGTGGTGCAGCAGAAGAGGTCGGCAGCGCGCTCATCGAGAAGGGCATCTCCGCTGCGACCATCTCAGGTGATGTCGCCCAGAAGGACCGCGAGAAGATCGTGGAGCGCCTGCGCGGCGGATCGCTCGACGTGCTCGTCGCGACCGACGTCGCTGCTCGTGGCCTCGACGTCGACCGCATCGGCCTCGTCGTGAACTTCGACATCCCCGGCGAGCCGGAGGCGTACGTGCACCGCATCGGCCGCACCGGCCGCGCCGGCCGGACGGGAACGGCGCTCTCCTTCGTCACCCCGAACGAGCGCGGTCGTCTCAAGACGATCGAGCGCACGATCCGCCAGCAGCTCGTCGAGATCGAGATCCCCTCCCCCGCCGACGTGTCGAGCTACAAGGTTCGTCGCGCACTGGGCCTCGTCGCCGAGCGTCAGGTCGCTGGCCGTCTGTCGATGTACCAGGACCTCGTCCGTGAGTACGTCGAGACCCACGGCATCGACCCGATCGAGCTCGCAGCGGTTCTCGCTGCGCTCTCCGTCGGTGACAGCGGACCGCAGGCTCGTGCCGAAGAAGAGCTCTTCGAGGCCCAGCGCGCCGAGGCTCGCGACGTGCGCCGTCGTGACGAGCGCGCCGGCTCGAGCGATCGCTCGGACCGTGGCCCTCGCCGTGACTCCGGCGACAGCACCCGCCGTGCGCCGCGACGCGACGCGATCGGTACGCGCTACCGTCTCTCGGTCGGTCACACGCACGGCGCACAGCCGAGCGGCATCGTCGGTGCGCTGACGAACGAGGGCGGGCTCTCCGGCAAGGACCTCGGAAAGATCGACATCTTCCCGAGCTTCTCGCTCGTCGACATCGCGACCCCGCTCGACTCGGCAACGATGGACCGTATCGGCCGCGCTCGCGTCGCCGGCAAGGCCCTGCGCATCACGGTCGACGACGGACCCGCCTCGCACGGCCCGCGCAGCGGTGCTTCCGCCAGCGGCCCGCGCAACAGTGCTCCGGCAGGTCGGCGTGAGGAGCGGTTCGACCGCGACCGCAAGCCGCGTCACCACGCCGGACTCTGA
- a CDS encoding CDP-alcohol phosphatidyltransferase family protein — MSRRVVTVPNAISLLRLALVPVFAVLIVQGSDGWALLVLALSGFTDWLDGVVARRLDQVSELGQVLDPAADRLFIVVTLVALAWRDIVPLWLLALIVGRDVLLLLLLPGLSRHGYGPLPVNFVGKAATFALLYAFPLLLLAEAPGALGTWASVLGWAFAWWGVGMYWYSGGMYLRQTSQLVGRGRATA; from the coding sequence GTGAGCAGACGTGTCGTCACCGTTCCGAACGCGATCAGCCTGCTCCGCCTGGCGCTCGTGCCCGTGTTCGCCGTCCTCATCGTCCAGGGATCTGACGGGTGGGCGCTCCTCGTGCTCGCACTGTCGGGCTTCACCGACTGGCTGGACGGAGTGGTCGCGCGTCGGCTCGACCAGGTCTCCGAGCTCGGTCAGGTGCTGGACCCCGCAGCCGACCGGCTCTTCATCGTCGTCACCCTGGTGGCACTCGCCTGGCGTGACATCGTCCCGCTCTGGCTCCTCGCGCTCATCGTCGGCCGAGACGTGCTCCTGCTCCTCCTCCTGCCGGGGCTCTCGCGGCACGGGTACGGGCCGCTCCCGGTGAACTTCGTCGGGAAGGCGGCAACCTTCGCGCTCCTCTACGCCTTCCCGCTCCTCCTGCTCGCCGAGGCGCCCGGTGCGCTCGGAACCTGGGCATCGGTGCTCGGATGGGCGTTCGCATGGTGGGGTGTAGGCATGTACTGGTACTCGGGCGGCATGTACCTCCGCCAGACCTCTCAGCTCGTCGGACGCGGACGGGCGACGGCATGA
- a CDS encoding DUF881 domain-containing protein has protein sequence MTGRRLSDETLTGRPPVDASMTLLNEVMRQPLDPSYAAAARRRATDEPRTSRPLGVAALLVLAICLGLVTASAAVQLRAPQPAVLAARALLEEEIVSRRDQVEDKAAQNAALQTSIERLRDSALETTDPELLSVLRRDSVVSGTTAVRGPGLIITIEDGASAAEDQRALVQDTDLQVVVNALWEAGAEAIAINDQRLTATTAIRSAGSAILVDLVGVSGPYTVVAIGDRNGLETGFARSSAMRQLEGFASSYGIKTTLSGQDDVALRAGKLPVLYSASAIDDDNGSQ, from the coding sequence ATGACCGGCCGCAGGCTCTCGGACGAGACCTTGACCGGACGCCCGCCTGTGGACGCGTCCATGACCTTGCTCAACGAGGTGATGCGGCAGCCGCTCGATCCCTCGTATGCTGCCGCGGCGAGACGACGTGCGACAGACGAGCCTCGTACGTCACGACCGCTGGGGGTCGCAGCCCTCCTCGTGCTGGCGATCTGCCTCGGGCTCGTCACGGCGAGCGCTGCGGTCCAGCTCCGGGCCCCTCAGCCTGCGGTCTTGGCTGCTCGGGCACTCCTCGAAGAGGAGATCGTCAGCCGGCGCGACCAGGTCGAGGACAAGGCGGCGCAGAACGCAGCGCTCCAGACGTCGATCGAACGGCTCCGCGACTCTGCGCTCGAGACGACGGATCCCGAGCTGCTCTCGGTGCTGCGGCGCGACAGCGTCGTCTCAGGAACCACGGCAGTCCGTGGGCCTGGGCTGATCATCACCATCGAGGACGGGGCGAGCGCGGCCGAGGACCAGAGGGCTCTCGTCCAGGACACCGACCTGCAGGTTGTCGTCAATGCGCTGTGGGAAGCCGGTGCTGAGGCGATCGCGATCAACGATCAGCGACTGACTGCGACGACAGCGATCCGGAGCGCGGGCAGCGCTATCCTCGTGGATCTCGTGGGAGTGAGCGGCCCGTACACGGTCGTCGCGATCGGTGACCGCAACGGCCTCGAGACCGGCTTCGCACGGTCATCGGCGATGCGCCAGCTCGAAGGGTTCGCGTCGAGCTACGGGATCAAGACGACGTTGAGCGGTCAGGACGACGTCGCTCTGCGGGCAGGGAAGCTGCCTGTTCTGTACTCTGCGAGCGCGATCGACGACGATAATGGCAGCCAGTGA
- a CDS encoding small basic family protein codes for MIPAFGLLIGVAAGLWLEPTVPVYLQPYLPIAVVAALDALFGGLRALLDGMFDDKVFLVSFLSNVVVAALIVFLGDQLGVGTQLSTGVVVVLGIRIFSNAAAIRRHLFRA; via the coding sequence GTGATTCCGGCCTTCGGACTCTTGATCGGCGTAGCAGCCGGGCTGTGGCTCGAGCCGACGGTTCCTGTGTACCTGCAGCCTTACCTCCCGATCGCGGTCGTCGCTGCGCTTGACGCGCTCTTCGGTGGCTTGCGCGCGCTGCTCGACGGGATGTTCGACGACAAGGTCTTTCTCGTCTCGTTCCTCTCGAACGTCGTCGTCGCTGCGCTCATCGTCTTTCTCGGCGACCAGCTCGGTGTCGGAACCCAGCTGTCGACCGGTGTCGTGGTGGTCCTGGGTATCCGGATCTTCTCCAACGCTGCAGCGATCCGCCGTCACCTCTTCCGCGCATGA
- a CDS encoding DUF881 domain-containing protein: protein MTSPQTPEGRIDPSSTDIQLPSDDEAVDEGQVGSLQTEPVEAQPLETETETDGVDVDDESRRDLLSAPELIDAEPESEPELDGVSDAPEAPPAVKSAAPAESLKTPERPITPWRRLTTAWRPRMSRAQVLAAVLCAVLGFALVVQLRQTKQDEFANLRQSDLVRILDDVTRRSEDLDRELSSLLKTEFDLRSGTDSQRAALDLAAQDAATQGILSGRLPAQGPGVEITIAEGATKISAARMFNVLEELRNAGAEVIEVNGIRMITSSYFGDAASGIVVDGIAVSAPYRWSVIGDPLTLQPAMEIPGGALPTIRSYGGRTTIEQRELIEIKSVREPEEPEFATPSTDAG from the coding sequence ATGACGAGTCCTCAGACCCCGGAAGGGCGTATCGACCCGTCCAGCACCGACATCCAGCTGCCCTCCGACGACGAGGCCGTCGACGAAGGGCAGGTCGGGTCTCTGCAGACCGAGCCTGTCGAGGCACAGCCTCTCGAGACCGAGACCGAGACCGACGGTGTTGATGTCGACGACGAATCGCGTCGTGATCTGCTGAGCGCGCCGGAGCTCATCGACGCAGAGCCTGAGTCAGAGCCAGAACTGGATGGCGTCTCTGACGCTCCGGAGGCTCCGCCTGCGGTGAAGTCCGCGGCTCCTGCGGAGTCCCTGAAGACTCCGGAACGCCCGATCACGCCGTGGCGTCGGCTCACGACGGCATGGAGACCGCGGATGAGCCGTGCGCAGGTTCTTGCGGCGGTTCTCTGCGCCGTGCTGGGTTTTGCGCTCGTCGTCCAGCTTCGCCAGACGAAGCAGGACGAGTTTGCCAACCTGCGCCAGTCAGACCTTGTCCGCATCCTCGATGACGTCACGCGCAGGTCAGAGGACCTCGACCGCGAGCTGTCCTCGTTGCTCAAGACCGAGTTCGACCTTCGTTCGGGCACGGACTCGCAGCGTGCGGCGCTCGATCTTGCCGCGCAGGATGCCGCGACGCAGGGAATTCTCTCCGGTCGTCTGCCCGCCCAGGGCCCGGGTGTCGAGATCACGATCGCCGAGGGGGCCACGAAGATCTCGGCGGCGCGGATGTTCAACGTTCTGGAAGAGCTGCGCAACGCCGGGGCCGAGGTCATCGAGGTGAACGGGATCCGGATGATCACGAGCAGCTATTTCGGTGACGCTGCTAGCGGGATCGTCGTCGACGGGATCGCGGTGTCGGCCCCGTACCGCTGGTCGGTGATCGGTGATCCGCTCACGCTCCAGCCGGCGATGGAGATTCCCGGTGGGGCACTGCCGACGATCCGTTCCTACGGAGGCAGGACGACGATCGAGCAGCGTGAGCTCATCGAGATCAAGTCCGTCCGGGAGCCGGAAGAACCGGAGTTCGCCACGCCGAGCACAGACGCTGGATAA
- a CDS encoding FHA domain-containing protein: MRDSSELAGEQSGTAGSVAPRDLGDTTITFGGAFGAEETSGSIGLTSEQQAAVAALPRTSALLIMQRGQSGGSRFLLDADRTVAGRSEHSDIFLDDVTVSRKHAEFVRELDDFVVRDIGSLNGTYVNRKRIESALLRAGDEVQIGKYRMLFYPSPRLNSSAGSGQADE, encoded by the coding sequence ATGAGGGACAGCAGCGAACTCGCTGGCGAGCAGTCGGGTACGGCTGGCTCCGTCGCGCCACGCGACCTCGGGGATACGACGATCACCTTCGGGGGTGCTTTCGGGGCAGAGGAGACGTCGGGGAGCATCGGTCTGACGTCAGAGCAGCAGGCAGCTGTGGCCGCCCTGCCTCGGACGTCGGCGTTGCTCATCATGCAGCGAGGGCAGAGCGGCGGGTCACGTTTTCTTCTTGACGCGGACCGCACCGTCGCGGGCCGCTCCGAGCACTCGGACATCTTTCTCGACGACGTGACGGTCTCGCGCAAGCACGCAGAGTTCGTCCGTGAGCTCGACGACTTTGTCGTCCGGGACATCGGCTCGCTCAACGGAACGTATGTGAACCGCAAGCGGATCGAGTCGGCTCTGCTCCGGGCCGGCGACGAGGTACAGATCGGCAAGTACCGGATGCTCTTCTACCCGAGCCCGCGCCTGAACTCTTCCGCGGGGTCAGGTCAGGCTGACGAGTGA
- a CDS encoding MerR family transcriptional regulator, with product MIGQAGGDCDEPAVRLVAEETWPRGISHEASMRISDVLGSLRLEFPAVSHSKLRFLEEQGLVEPVRTPAGYRQYSPADVERLRFVLIEQRDRYLPLKVIKEKLAALDAGEGDGDPVPAPRLATSDGETAGPPSAHSSVASLADDAGVDVELVQALVDSGALRPDALGRFGGWSREIAILAAGLGEYGIEPRHLRSMRSAADRQVSLVEQVVAPLRGIQASSARARASTTAAEVGEMCANLHTAWVRQGLSDLTT from the coding sequence GTGATCGGTCAGGCTGGTGGCGACTGCGACGAGCCTGCGGTGCGCCTCGTCGCAGAAGAGACGTGGCCTCGGGGGATCTCGCACGAAGCGTCGATGAGGATCTCGGACGTGCTGGGGAGCCTCCGTCTCGAGTTTCCAGCGGTGAGCCACTCGAAGCTGCGGTTCCTCGAGGAGCAGGGGCTCGTCGAGCCTGTTCGTACGCCGGCCGGGTATCGGCAGTACAGCCCTGCGGACGTCGAGCGGTTGCGGTTCGTGCTCATCGAGCAGCGGGACAGGTATCTGCCGCTCAAGGTCATCAAGGAGAAGCTGGCAGCCCTCGATGCAGGCGAGGGAGACGGCGACCCGGTGCCTGCGCCGCGCCTGGCGACGAGCGACGGTGAGACGGCCGGTCCGCCGTCTGCGCACAGCTCGGTGGCCTCGTTGGCCGACGATGCCGGTGTCGACGTCGAGCTCGTCCAGGCGCTCGTGGACTCTGGTGCGCTGCGCCCCGACGCGCTCGGACGGTTCGGCGGGTGGTCTCGGGAGATCGCGATCCTCGCCGCGGGCCTGGGGGAGTACGGCATCGAGCCTCGGCACCTGCGTTCCATGCGGTCGGCGGCTGACCGGCAGGTCTCGCTCGTGGAACAGGTGGTGGCGCCGTTGAGAGGCATCCAGGCGTCGTCCGCCCGGGCCCGAGCGAGCACCACCGCCGCTGAGGTGGGTGAAATGTGTGCGAATCTGCATACGGCCTGGGTACGTCAAGGCCTTTCTGATCTGACGACCTGA
- a CDS encoding bifunctional nuclease family protein has product MPDDVPMVPVDVLGVRRRSANEEIVVLLLDADSELVVPIVVGSREAGAIAMGQAGRSAPRPMPHDVVCSILAAVDVTLDHVEIVTLKDGIFHADLVLSTGARIDSRASDAIALAVRTDAPVLCSAEVVALVGVEVVSVPQEQDIERFRTFLDAVEPDDFHR; this is encoded by the coding sequence ATGCCTGATGACGTCCCGATGGTTCCGGTCGACGTCCTCGGTGTGCGCCGACGTTCCGCGAACGAGGAGATCGTCGTCTTGCTCCTCGACGCAGACTCGGAGCTCGTCGTCCCGATCGTCGTGGGTTCCCGTGAGGCGGGTGCGATCGCGATGGGGCAGGCCGGGCGGTCTGCGCCGCGCCCGATGCCGCACGACGTCGTCTGCTCGATCCTCGCCGCGGTGGACGTCACGCTCGACCATGTCGAGATCGTCACGCTGAAGGACGGGATCTTTCATGCCGACCTCGTGCTGAGTACCGGAGCACGGATCGACTCACGGGCGTCTGACGCGATCGCGCTGGCTGTGCGTACCGACGCCCCTGTCTTGTGCTCGGCGGAGGTGGTCGCCCTCGTGGGGGTCGAGGTCGTCTCGGTGCCGCAGGAACAGGACATCGAGCGGTTCCGGACCTTTCTCGATGCCGTGGAACCTGACGACTTCCATCGCTGA
- a CDS encoding MerR family transcriptional regulator, which produces MSGSSDVGTRAGASVPQRTQGLLFGEDRPALDESVGYRGPTACKAAGITYRQLDYWARTGLVEPTVRPATGSGTHRLYSFRDILVLKVVKRLLDTGVSLQQIRTAVVHLRERGVDDLAQITLMSDGASVYECTSADEVIDLVQGGQGVFGIAVGRVWREVEGTLAMLPTERIDAGDRSGEGHDELSLRRQARTAG; this is translated from the coding sequence GTGAGCGGCAGCAGCGACGTGGGCACCCGTGCGGGTGCCTCAGTTCCGCAGCGCACGCAAGGGCTGCTCTTCGGCGAGGACCGTCCCGCTCTCGACGAGTCGGTCGGGTACCGCGGTCCGACCGCGTGCAAGGCGGCGGGTATCACCTACCGGCAGCTCGACTACTGGGCCCGGACCGGTCTGGTCGAGCCCACCGTGCGGCCTGCGACAGGTTCTGGCACCCATCGTCTGTACAGCTTCCGAGACATCTTGGTGCTCAAGGTCGTCAAACGCCTTCTCGACACCGGGGTCTCGCTCCAGCAGATCCGGACCGCAGTGGTTCACCTGCGCGAGCGCGGGGTCGATGACCTCGCCCAGATCACCCTCATGAGCGATGGTGCCTCCGTCTACGAGTGCACGTCGGCGGACGAGGTCATCGATCTCGTCCAGGGCGGTCAAGGCGTCTTCGGGATCGCGGTCGGGCGCGTGTGGCGCGAGGTCGAAGGGACCCTGGCGATGCTGCCGACCGAGCGGATCGACGCAGGGGACCGCTCCGGCGAGGGCCACGACGAGCTGTCTCTGCGTCGTCAGGCGCGCACCGCAGGCTGA
- a CDS encoding ParA family protein, translated as MAILGVCSLKGGVGKTSITLGLASAALAAGYRTLVVDLDPQADSTLALGATGAAAQDVAAVLDNPAPYVVESALAASAWDPELIDVLMGSADSARHDGPTQAHRLQRLAAALETVADEYDIVLVDCPPSLGGLTRQGLTACERALVVTEPGLFSVTAAGRALQAIDDIRREHAPELRPLGVLVNRVRARSSEQIFRQDELRTLFGPLVLSPVVPERAALQQAQGSGRSIHDWPGAAALELAEIFDTLLERALRSLQNPTHTS; from the coding sequence GTGGCGATACTCGGAGTGTGCAGCCTGAAGGGGGGCGTCGGAAAGACCTCCATCACCTTGGGACTGGCATCCGCTGCGCTCGCGGCCGGCTACCGCACCCTCGTCGTCGACCTCGATCCGCAGGCGGACAGCACCCTCGCCCTCGGCGCGACCGGCGCAGCCGCCCAAGACGTCGCGGCGGTCCTCGACAACCCGGCCCCCTACGTCGTCGAGTCGGCGCTCGCGGCATCGGCGTGGGACCCAGAGCTCATCGACGTCCTCATGGGGTCGGCCGACTCCGCGCGTCACGACGGACCGACCCAGGCCCACCGTCTCCAGCGCCTCGCCGCAGCCCTCGAGACGGTCGCCGACGAGTACGACATCGTGCTCGTCGACTGCCCCCCGTCTCTCGGCGGGCTGACCCGCCAGGGGCTCACGGCCTGCGAGCGTGCGCTCGTCGTCACCGAGCCAGGGCTCTTCTCGGTGACCGCGGCCGGACGCGCGCTCCAAGCCATCGACGACATCCGACGCGAGCACGCACCAGAGCTTCGCCCGCTCGGCGTGCTCGTCAACCGTGTACGGGCCCGGTCGAGCGAGCAGATCTTCCGACAGGACGAGCTCCGGACCCTGTTCGGACCGCTCGTCCTCTCGCCCGTCGTGCCCGAGCGCGCGGCGCTCCAGCAGGCACAAGGCTCAGGCCGATCGATCCACGACTGGCCCGGCGCCGCGGCCCTCGAGCTCGCGGAGATCTTCGACACGCTGCTCGAACGAGCGCTGCGCTCCCTGCAGAACCCTACGCACACCAGCTAG